The following are encoded together in the Oreochromis niloticus isolate F11D_XX linkage group LG12, O_niloticus_UMD_NMBU, whole genome shotgun sequence genome:
- the adora2aa gene encoding adenosine A2a receptor a, with the protein MPDIFYITLELLIALFSVLGNVLVCWAVALNSNLQSITNFFVVSLAVADIAVGVLAIPFAIVISTGFCSNFYGCLFIACFVLVLTQSSIFSLLAIAMDRYIAIKIPLRYNSLVTGQRARGIIAICWILSIIIGLTPMMGWHLGKSKNVTNETNSSPCQPGMMKCLFEKVVDMEYMVYFNFFACVLIPLLLMLAIYLCIFMAARHQLMLIEVKASHGEKSRSVLQKEVQAAKSLAIIVGLFAVCWLPLHIINCFTFFCPKCVRPPPLVLYVAIILSHANSVVNPFIYAYRIREFRHTFRRIIRRHILGKREVFESGGSQRNSTHNSITDSIRLKANGLSFDLFTEHSSSTCENPCRCPAHISPVEDGLATVSHPPLSVVIAHCPKVGTCPLQALRQTQLPAGHDCSEPEILEENCKQNFASAQVALLFNNQDRRSCCSELDKVH; encoded by the exons ATGCCGGACATCTTCTACATCACCCTGGAGCTGCTGATTGCCCTCTTCTCAGTGCTGGGAAATGTGTTGGTCTGCTGGGCCGTGGCCCTCAACAGTAACCTGCAGAGCATCACCAACTTCTTTGTGGTGTCGCTGGCTGTGGCCGACATCGCCGTGGGCGTCCTGGCCATTCCCTTTGCCATCGTCATCAGCACCGGGTTCTGCTCCAACTTCTATGGCTGCCTGTTTATTGCGTGCTTTGTGCTGGTTCTCACACAGAGCTCCATCTTTAGTCTGCTGGCTATCGCTATGGATCGCTACATTGCAATCAAGATACCACTCAG GTACAACAGCTTGGTGACAGGACAGCGGGCTCGAGGCATCATTGCCATATGCTGGATTCTATCCATCATCATCGGTTTGACCCCCATGATGGGCTGGCATCTTGGGAAGTCGAAAAACGTCACCAACGAAACCAACAGCAGCCCCTGCCAGCCGGGCATGATGAAGTGCCTGTTTGAGAAGGTTGTCGACATGGAGTACATGGTCTACTTCAACTTTTTTGCTTGTGTGCTGATCCCCTTGCTGCTAATGTTGGCCATCTACCTGTGTATCTTCATGGCAGCTCGCCACCAGCTCATGCTGATTGAAGTAAAAGCGTCTCATGGGGAAAAGTCCCGCTCCGTCCTGCAGAAAGAGGTCCAGGCTGCCAAGTCTCTGGCCATCATTGTGGGCCTGTTTGCGGTCTGCTGGCTGCCTTTACATATCATTAACTGCTTCACCTTCTTCTGTCCTAAGTGTGTTCGTCCTCCTCCCTTGGTTTTGTATGTGGCCATTATCCTATCCCATGCCAACTCTGTGGTCAACCCCTTCATCTACGCCTACCGCATCCGAGAGTTCCGGCACACCTTCCGTAGGATTATTAGGCGGCACATCCTGGGGAAGCGGGAGGTGTTTGAGAGTGGTGGGAGTCAGCGGAACTCTACTCACAACAGCATCACGGACTCCATCAGGCTCAAAGCAAATGGCCTCAGCTTTGACCTTTTCACAGAGCACAGCAGCAGTACCTGTGAGAACCCCTGCcgctgtcctgctcacatctccccTGTAGAGGATGGTCTGGCGACAGTGTCTCACCCGCCTCTGTCCGTCGTTATCGCCCACTGCCCCAAAGTGGGGACGTGTCCACTGCAAGCCCTCAGGCAGACTCAGCTCCCGGCGGGGCACGACTGCTCTGAACCAGAGATCCTGGAGGAAAACTGCAAACAGAACTTCGCCTCAGCACAGGTTGCACTGCTGTTCAACAACCAGGACAGGAGGAGCTGCTGTAGTGAGCTAGATAAAGTGCACTGA
- the upb1 gene encoding beta-ureidopropionase gives MSACEFESLEKSLESHLPEAELVEVKRILFGKETKKLDLPACAVEAASERDFELKGYKFDAAQEQLRPPRNIRVGLIQHHIVLPTDAPILDQISAMHSRIGEMVEVAATCGVNIVCFQETWTMPFAFCTREKEPWTEFAESAEEGNTTRFCQELAKKYNMVVVSPILEREELHGTLWNTAVVISNSGNVLGKSRKNHIPRIGDFNESTYYMEGNTGHTVFQTQFGKIAVNICYGRHHPLNWFMYSMNGAEIIFNPSATVGALSEPMWPIEARNAAIANHCFTCAINRVGTEHFKSEFTSGDGKKAHHDFGHFYGSSYVAAPDGSRTPGLSRTRDGLLVVEMDLNLNRQISDKWSFKMTGRYAEYAEELAEAVQHDFKPKIVKE, from the exons ATGTCCGCATGTGAGTTTGAAtctctggagaaatctctggaGTCCCACCTGCCAGAGGCCGAGTTGGTGGAGGTGAAACGCATCTTATTCGGGAAGGAAACAAA GAAGCTGGACCTCCCAGCCTGTGCTGTGGAAGCTGCTTCTGAGCGAGACTTTGAGCTTAAAGGATATAAGTTTGATGCGGCACAGGAACAACTCAGGCCACCCAGAAACATCCGAGTGGGACTCATTCAGCACCACATTGTTCTGCCCACTGATGCCCCCATCCTGGATCAG ATCAGTGCCATGCACAGCCGAATTGGTGAAATGGTTGAGGTAGCAGCCACGTGTGGCGTAAACATTGTCTGCTTTCAGGAAACCTGGA CCATGCCCTTTGCATTCTGCACCCGTGAGAAAGAACCATGGACAGAGTTTGCAGAGTCTGCTGAAGAAGGAAACACCACACGCTTCTGCCAAGAG CTGGCCAAAAAGTACAACATGGTCGTAGTTTCACCGATTCTGGAGAGAGAGGAGTTACACGGCACCCTGTGGAACACGGCGGTGGTCATCTCCAACTCTGGAAACGTGCTGGGAAAGAGCAGGAAGAACCACATTCCCAGGATCGGGGACTTTAATGAG TCTACATATTACATGGAGGGCAACACTGGCCACACAGTGTTCCAGACACAGTTTGGGAAGATTGCTGTGAATATTTGCTACGGCCGTCATCATCCACTCAATTGGTTCATGTACAGCATGAATGGAGCTGAGATCATCTTCAACCCCTCGGCTACCGTTGGAGCTCTGAG TGAGCCCATGTGGCCTATAGAGGCCAGAAATGCAGCAATAGCTAACCACTGTTTTACGTGTGCCATTAACCGTGTTGGGACA GAACATTTCAAAAGTGAATTCACGTCTGGTGATGGGAAAAAAG CTCACCACGACTTTGGACATTTTTATGGGTCCAGTTACGTGGCAGCTCCTGACGGCAGTCGCACGCCAGGCCTCTCTAGGACCCGGGATGGGCTGCTCGTGGTAGAAATGGATCTCAACCTAAATAGACAAATCAGTGACAAGTGGAGTTTTAAG ATGACTGGACGGTACGCGGAGTACGCAGAAGAACTTGCCGAAGCTGTTCAGCATGACTTCAAACCCAAAATAGTAAAAGAGTAG
- the c8h22orf15 gene encoding uncharacterized protein C22orf15 isoform X1 has protein sequence MFVTVLFGAEGRMEMFNLNCKLINFLHHLKERAGVDSKDCVDLMDSSGKVMNLAAKQHSLALASSVLVARQYYVLLRVCRDHEAGGQKYVSLQNNNSQSHPELTELLRRLTDKEPDRKTRKRRTPQSKNISANSKSH, from the exons ATGTTTGTGACTGTCTTGTTTGGAG CAGAGGGCAGGATGGAAATGTTCAATCTCAACTGTAAGCTGATAAACTTCCTCCATCATTTGAAAGAGAGGGCCGGTGTGGACTCCAAAG ATTGTGTGGACCTGATGGACAGCAGTGGTAAAGTGATGAACCTGGCAGCTAAGCAGCACAGTTTGGCTCTGGCCAGCAGTGTGCTGGTAGCCAGACAGTACTACGTCCTCCTGCGAGTCTGCC GAGATCATGAGGCTGGAGGTCAGAAATATGTCTCCCTTCAGAACAACAACAGTCAAAGTCATCCTGAATTAACAG AACTGCTGAGGAGGCTGACTGACAAAGAGCCAGACAGAAAGACTAGAAAGAGACGGACGCCTCAGAGCAAAAACATCTCTGCAAACAGCAAGAGCCACTAA
- the c8h22orf15 gene encoding uncharacterized protein C22orf15 isoform X2, giving the protein MEMFNLNCKLINFLHHLKERAGVDSKDCVDLMDSSGKVMNLAAKQHSLALASSVLVARQYYVLLRVCRDHEAGGQKYVSLQNNNSQSHPELTELLRRLTDKEPDRKTRKRRTPQSKNISANSKSH; this is encoded by the exons ATGGAAATGTTCAATCTCAACTGTAAGCTGATAAACTTCCTCCATCATTTGAAAGAGAGGGCCGGTGTGGACTCCAAAG ATTGTGTGGACCTGATGGACAGCAGTGGTAAAGTGATGAACCTGGCAGCTAAGCAGCACAGTTTGGCTCTGGCCAGCAGTGTGCTGGTAGCCAGACAGTACTACGTCCTCCTGCGAGTCTGCC GAGATCATGAGGCTGGAGGTCAGAAATATGTCTCCCTTCAGAACAACAACAGTCAAAGTCATCCTGAATTAACAG AACTGCTGAGGAGGCTGACTGACAAAGAGCCAGACAGAAAGACTAGAAAGAGACGGACGCCTCAGAGCAAAAACATCTCTGCAAACAGCAAGAGCCACTAA
- the gucd1 gene encoding protein GUCD1, which translates to MTDDVLLDVPVIRQLYHWDCGLACSRMVLKYLHPVSDDEFQRACWDLKLTESVWTIDLAYLMCHLGIKHCFCTQTLGVDKGFKNQSFYKKHFDTEENRVNELFLKAESKGVVVKKCSVSVQEIQSHLEQGHVAIVLVNAVVLTCELCSQPVKYCCFMPVGQKCFCRKPDYQGHFVVVCGFNRTTGSIFYNNPAYSDRVCCTSVNNFEEARRSYGTDEDILFVFKES; encoded by the exons ATGACAG ATGATGTCCTGCTGGATGTTCCTGTTATCCGGCAGCTGTACCACTGGGACTGTGGCTTAGCCTGCTCCAGGATGGTCCTCAA GTACCTCCACCCTGTCAGCGATGATGAGTTTCAGAGGGCGTGCTGGGATCTGAAGCTGACAGAAAGTGTGTGGACTATCGACCTGGCCTACCTCATGTGCCATCTAGGAATCAAACACTGCTTTTGTACACAGACTCTGGGTGTAGATAAGGGCTTTAAAAACCAG TCCTTTTACAAGAAGCATTTTGATACTGAAGAAAACCGAGTGAATGAGCTCTTCCTTAAAGCGGAGAGCAAAGGTgtggtggtgaagaaatg TTCTGTTTCAGTTCAGGAAATCCAGTCTCATCTGGAGCAGGGCCACGTTGCCATAGTGCTGGTCAATGCTGTGGTGTTGACATGTGAACTGTGCTCCCAGCCTGTCAAATACTGCTGCTTCATGCCCGTGGGTCAGAAGTGTTTCTGCAGGAAGCCGGACTATCAGGGTCactttgtggttgtgtgtggCTTCAACAGAACCACTGGCTCCATCTTCTACAATAACCCAGCGTATTCTGACC gggTGTGCTGCACCAGCGTCAATAACTTTGAGGAAGCTCGACGCAGCTATGGGACGGACGAGGACATCCTGTTCGTCTTTAAAGAGAGTTGA
- the LOC109204405 gene encoding ATP-dependent RNA helicase DDX54, whose amino-acid sequence MTHLLTCKRFKDTRLVDKFSKQREDRAAESRLQQPINPTTTADCDITEKEESDLNGVFSEVVSGKRRGQQEDGEERPKTKKKRQSGKDEEYYIPYRPKDFDSERGLSLGGEGSAFEQQASSAVLDLMGDEGDRLNQQKKMMKWDRKKKRFVRETGKEDQKKKIKTDSGQVISNKKNRKNFYEEWKKKYKIDDTGSGSDGETGGGGRKPARGRGRGRRGPNVQSSGDHKARSELKTKDQILM is encoded by the exons atgacacatctgcttacct GCAAACGCTTTAAAGACACTCGGCTAGTGGACAAATTCAGCAAGCAGAGAGAGGACCGAGCTGCAGAAAGCAggctgcagcagccaatcaacCCCACCACTACTGCTGACTGTGACATCACAGAAAAGGAGGAGAGTGATCTAAAT GGGGTGTTTTCAGAGGTGGTAAGTGGTAAAAGAAGAGGTCAGCAGGAAGATGGTGAAGAACGACCAAAGACCAAGAAAAAAAGGCAGTCAGGCAAAGATGAAGAGTATTATATCCCTTACAGACCTAAAGACTTTGACTCTGAGAGAGG GTTGAGTCTCGGTGGAGAGGGCAGTGCTTTTGAACAGCAGGCCTCTTCAGCTGTCCTTGATCTCATGGGAGATGAAGGCGATCGCCTTaaccagcagaaaaaaatgatgaaatg GGACCGTAAGAAGAAGCGTTTTGTGAGAGAAACGGGAAAAGAAGaccagaagaagaagatcaaaacagacAGCGGTCAGGTTATCAGTAACAAGAAGAACAGGAAGAACTT TTATGAGGAGTGgaagaaaaaatacaagattGATGATACAGGATCTGGATCAGACGGAGAAACAGGCGGAGGAGGCAGGAAGCCAGCAAGAG GTCGTGGCCGTGGCCGACGAGGTCCAAACGTACAGAGCTCCGGTGACCACAAAGCACGCTCGGAGCTGAAAACAAAGGATCAGATCTTGATGTGA